In Finegoldia magna ATCC 53516, a genomic segment contains:
- a CDS encoding response regulator transcription factor, with amino-acid sequence MFKENLTDIKILIVEDEKNISNAEKKYLEVEGFEVDQAFDGQEAIDMINTTDYSLIILDLMLPKVSGEKVMEIIRSRTETPVIMVTAKIDESEILEGLKLGADDYITKPFSLKILVQKVKTILRRVEKLGLPKSEKIYFDNGRVSISFDDNTFIKDGESINLTSNEFQIIKTLFSNPNKIFTRDEIIELSFGYDYEAFDRAIDTHIKNIRHKIEDNPKKPRYIKTIYGVGYKLGVYDEA; translated from the coding sequence TTGTTTAAAGAAAATTTGACCGACATAAAAATTTTAATTGTTGAAGATGAGAAAAACATATCAAACGCAGAAAAAAAATACTTAGAAGTTGAAGGATTTGAAGTTGATCAAGCATTTGATGGACAAGAAGCAATTGATATGATTAATACAACTGATTATTCATTAATTATTTTAGACTTAATGTTGCCAAAAGTCAGTGGTGAAAAGGTAATGGAAATAATTAGATCAAGAACTGAAACTCCAGTAATAATGGTTACAGCTAAAATAGATGAATCCGAAATATTAGAAGGTTTAAAACTTGGAGCTGACGATTATATTACTAAACCTTTCAGTTTAAAAATATTAGTCCAAAAAGTAAAAACTATTCTCAGAAGAGTTGAAAAACTTGGTCTTCCAAAATCAGAAAAAATTTATTTTGATAATGGACGTGTAAGTATTTCTTTTGATGATAACACATTTATTAAAGATGGAGAAAGTATTAATCTTACAAGTAATGAATTTCAAATAATTAAAACTTTATTTTCGAATCCTAACAAAATTTTTACTAGAGATGAAATAATTGAATTATCATTTGGTTATGATTATGAGGCATTTGATAGAGCTATAGATACTCACATTAAGAATATTAGACATAAAATTGAAGATAATCCAAAAAAACCTCGTTATATTAAAACAATTTATGGCGTCGGCTATAAGTTAGGTGTATACGATGAAGCTTAA
- a CDS encoding sensor histidine kinase, with the protein MKLKSEILYEFLRAIIFPIMLLSLIAVFIFQLSFRNFVNNEELNRQNKIEQLTKNLFLDQQRGLSIKSIDKYMWYLSELDLDVIFYDNNDKELYSFKEGFELAKKTSLYNTVVRDVYDENNKKLGHIKYIYRINNNFKQRGELFITNLLRLIILSTFLSYFTSLIISIFLSRKVTNPIEELTQATVNIRKQNYILPIIKSNIVEVNQLSQNINYMANSLKSQEFNRKQYAQNISHELRTPLTNLRVNLELIQDGIMEPNEENVSTLLVEIDRLTSLINQLNNTFKKSTPETIYNPTDFNLSEFLNEIFKSMKTQYDKAGVLFDMEISEDLDIHTDKEKLANIIINLLSNALKACQKNDSVLLRARHINRKIVISVKDTGIGISEENKPKIFERFYRVDDCRNTKENGYGLGLSIVKNYADIIGADISVNSKLNLGTVMMISFNDDIIVK; encoded by the coding sequence ATGAAGCTTAAGTCGGAAATATTATATGAGTTTTTAAGAGCTATTATATTTCCTATCATGTTATTGTCATTAATTGCAGTATTCATTTTTCAATTATCGTTCAGAAATTTTGTTAACAATGAAGAACTAAATAGACAAAATAAAATTGAGCAGCTAACTAAAAACTTATTTTTAGATCAACAGCGAGGACTTAGTATAAAAAGTATTGATAAGTACATGTGGTATTTGAGCGAATTAGATCTTGATGTTATTTTTTATGACAATAACGATAAGGAATTATATTCTTTTAAAGAAGGATTTGAACTTGCTAAGAAAACTTCGCTGTATAACACCGTAGTCAGAGATGTCTATGATGAAAATAACAAAAAGTTAGGTCATATCAAATATATTTATAGGATTAATAATAATTTCAAACAAAGAGGAGAATTATTTATAACAAACTTGTTAAGATTAATAATTTTATCCACATTTTTATCATACTTTACAAGTTTGATAATATCAATTTTCCTTTCAAGAAAAGTGACTAACCCTATTGAAGAATTAACTCAAGCTACAGTCAATATAAGGAAGCAAAACTATATTCTACCAATTATAAAAAGCAATATAGTTGAAGTAAATCAATTATCACAAAATATTAATTACATGGCAAATTCTTTAAAATCTCAGGAATTTAATAGAAAACAATATGCACAAAATATTAGCCATGAATTAAGGACTCCATTGACTAACTTGAGAGTAAATTTGGAATTGATTCAAGACGGAATTATGGAACCTAATGAAGAAAATGTAAGTACTCTTCTTGTAGAAATTGATAGATTGACTAGCTTAATTAATCAGCTTAATAATACATTTAAGAAATCAACTCCAGAAACTATTTATAATCCTACTGATTTTAATTTATCTGAATTTTTAAATGAAATATTTAAATCTATGAAAACCCAATATGATAAGGCTGGAGTTTTATTTGATATGGAAATTTCTGAGGATTTGGATATTCATACTGACAAAGAAAAGTTAGCTAATATTATCATTAACTTATTATCTAATGCACTTAAAGCTTGTCAGAAAAATGATTCAGTATTATTAAGAGCTAGACATATCAACAGAAAAATTGTTATCTCCGTAAAAGATACTGGAATAGGTATTAGTGAAGAAAATAAGCCGAAAATTTTCGAAAGATTTTACAGAGTTGATGATTGCAGAAACACAAAAGAAAATGGTTACGGACTAGGTTTATCAATTGTAAAAAACTACGCTGATATTATCGGTGCTGATATATCAGTTAATTCAAAACTAAACTTAGGTACAGTAATGATGATTTCTTTTAATGACGATATAATTGTAAAATAA
- a CDS encoding Nif3-like dinuclear metal center hexameric protein, which produces MKLKDFINWYEKLVPLELQEDFDNSGLQFGNLDKEIKKIFISLDLDDNCLNRAIKEKYDLIFTHHPVIFHPLKNIIEQDNSVNTRLINAIRNDICIYSSHTNLDSVEFGVSDALAKQLRLINTKFLDSHKNNTGYGKYADIDEIFAEDFIYDLKNKLNLENVIVYGNTNRKIKRIAVLGGSGGHFIQNCIDNNCDVFVSSEFKYDEQIDAQDNNLVLIDIGHYESEKFILEPLRQTIQKSFPEIKIDVNYLEKPTRKIF; this is translated from the coding sequence TTGAAGCTTAAAGATTTTATAAATTGGTATGAAAAATTAGTTCCATTAGAACTTCAAGAAGATTTTGATAATAGTGGTCTACAATTTGGTAATCTAGATAAAGAAATAAAAAAGATTTTCATTTCACTAGATCTAGATGATAATTGTTTGAATAGAGCTATTAAAGAGAAGTATGATTTGATATTTACACATCATCCAGTCATTTTTCATCCATTAAAAAATATTATAGAACAAGATAATAGTGTAAATACACGATTAATTAATGCGATAAGAAATGATATTTGCATTTATTCATCGCATACTAATTTAGATAGTGTCGAATTTGGAGTCAGTGATGCGTTAGCTAAACAATTGCGTTTGATTAATACGAAATTTTTAGATTCTCATAAAAATAATACAGGATATGGGAAATATGCTGATATTGATGAGATTTTTGCCGAGGATTTTATTTATGATTTGAAAAACAAATTAAATCTTGAAAATGTAATTGTTTACGGTAATACAAATCGAAAGATTAAAAGAATAGCGGTATTAGGTGGAAGTGGTGGACACTTCATTCAAAATTGTATTGATAATAATTGTGATGTATTTGTATCTTCTGAATTTAAATATGATGAACAGATAGATGCACAAGATAATAATCTTGTACTAATAGATATTGGCCACTATGAATCAGAAAAATTCATTCTGGAACCTTTACGACAAACTATTCAAAAATCTTTTCCAGAAATAAAAATTGATGTTAATTATTTAGAAAAACCAACTAGAAAAATTTTCTAA
- a CDS encoding tRNA (adenine(22)-N(1))-methyltransferase, protein MKKLRLEEIINLVDDNSIVADIGTDHGIVPYELIKSNKAKKVIASDISEKSLDKLREKLDYLDEPEKIILNVSDGLDDLNEYQVDTIIISGMGGNLIADILGKNIDVAKSANCLILGANNSLSVLRKFLHDNSFEIIEEVDLFENDKYYQILKIKVGKQLFLNEYEYEFGEFLIDNRSENLKQYIKQQIDNKKTILSNISEKESDNVKNAVDNINEEIQELEKVLIKIEA, encoded by the coding sequence ATGAAAAAACTTAGGCTTGAAGAAATAATTAACTTAGTAGATGATAATTCAATAGTTGCTGATATAGGAACAGATCATGGAATTGTTCCGTATGAATTAATAAAGTCAAATAAAGCAAAGAAAGTGATCGCATCGGATATTAGCGAAAAATCATTAGATAAATTAAGAGAAAAATTAGATTATCTTGATGAACCGGAAAAAATAATACTAAATGTATCTGATGGTTTGGATGATTTGAATGAATATCAAGTTGACACGATAATAATTTCAGGAATGGGAGGAAATTTAATCGCTGATATTCTTGGAAAAAATATCGATGTAGCTAAAAGTGCAAATTGCTTAATCTTAGGAGCAAATAATTCGCTTTCAGTATTAAGAAAATTTTTACATGATAATTCGTTTGAAATTATCGAAGAAGTTGATTTATTTGAAAATGACAAATATTATCAAATATTAAAAATTAAAGTCGGTAAACAATTATTCTTAAATGAATATGAGTATGAATTTGGAGAATTTTTAATAGATAATAGATCTGAAAATTTGAAGCAATATATAAAACAACAGATAGATAATAAGAAAACAATATTATCGAATATTTCAGAAAAAGAATCTGACAATGTTAAAAATGCTGTTGATAATATCAATGAAGAAATACAAGAACTTGAGAAAGTGTTGATTAAAATTGAAGCTTAA
- the rpoD gene encoding RNA polymerase sigma factor RpoD, with product MSEENLDVEQIKKDALNQLIEIGNENDGIVTIKDFKNIDDISCLDEDDIEDIRNLLIENNIEIFESNDEIEKKSSSKDDDNDDIEDDESIDDEDDDDIKDDKKIIEDVSDIKGINVDDPVKMYLKEIGKIPLLSAEEEVKLAQEMENGSKRAKKKLAEANLRLVVSIAKRYVGRGMSFLDLIQEGNLGLMKAVDKFDYTRGFKFSTYATWWIRQAITRAIADQARTIRIPVHMVETINRLVRIERQLLQDLGRDPTNEEIAKEMGIEVEKVREVRKIAQEPVSLETPIGEEEDSHLGDFIEDDTAIAPDEAANFTMLREELEGILNTLNERERKVLALRFGLVDGTPRTLEEVGKDFDVTRERIRQIEAKALRKLKHPSRSQKLKDFLE from the coding sequence ATGTCAGAAGAAAACTTGGATGTTGAACAAATAAAAAAAGATGCATTAAACCAATTAATAGAGATAGGTAATGAGAATGATGGCATAGTAACTATCAAAGACTTCAAAAATATTGATGATATTTCTTGCCTTGATGAAGATGATATAGAAGATATAAGAAATTTGTTAATTGAAAATAATATTGAAATTTTTGAAAGTAATGATGAAATAGAAAAGAAATCATCTTCAAAGGATGATGACAATGACGATATCGAAGATGACGAATCTATTGATGATGAAGACGATGACGATATTAAAGATGACAAAAAAATCATCGAAGATGTTTCTGATATTAAAGGAATTAACGTTGACGACCCAGTAAAAATGTATTTAAAAGAAATCGGAAAAATTCCTTTGTTATCAGCTGAAGAAGAAGTCAAATTAGCACAAGAAATGGAAAATGGCTCTAAGAGAGCAAAGAAAAAGTTAGCAGAAGCAAACTTACGTTTGGTTGTAAGTATTGCTAAAAGATACGTTGGACGTGGAATGAGCTTTTTGGATTTGATTCAAGAAGGTAATCTTGGTCTTATGAAAGCAGTTGATAAATTTGACTATACAAGAGGATTCAAATTCTCGACATACGCTACTTGGTGGATCAGACAAGCTATTACAAGAGCAATTGCTGACCAAGCTAGAACAATAAGAATTCCTGTACACATGGTGGAAACTATTAATAGACTTGTTAGAATTGAAAGACAATTATTACAAGATTTGGGAAGAGACCCTACAAATGAAGAAATAGCAAAAGAAATGGGAATTGAAGTAGAAAAGGTTAGAGAAGTCAGAAAAATTGCTCAAGAACCTGTAAGTTTGGAAACACCTATTGGTGAAGAAGAGGACAGTCATTTGGGAGATTTTATTGAGGATGACACTGCAATCGCTCCAGATGAAGCTGCAAACTTTACAATGCTTAGAGAAGAATTAGAAGGCATTTTAAACACTTTAAATGAAAGAGAAAGAAAAGTATTAGCATTAAGATTTGGACTTGTTGATGGTACTCCTAGAACACTTGAAGAGGTTGGCAAGGACTTTGATGTGACTAGAGAAAGAATTAGACAAATAGAAGCAAAAGCTTTGAGAAAATTAAAACATCCATCTAGAAGTCAAAAATTAAAGGATTTTTTGGAATAA
- the dnaG gene encoding DNA primase, producing MGFIPQDKIDEIKSVADIVSVIGDYVELKRAGSNYVGLCPFHNEKTPSFSVSPSKGIFHCFGCGVGGDVISFIMQKEGLSYPEAIKFLADKLGILVETNEVNKEKYEHRKKLFEINNEAKLFYYKNLLINDIPKEYIKKRNLNNNLINKFIIGYADGKNSLYRHLLQKGYQKDDIIEVGLINQDEKGNVYDKFRNRLMFPIIDIRGNVIGFGGRALAEARAKYLNSPQSLAYDKSKNVYGVSNLKNSTKVGKIILVEGYMDVISLTNYGFDYAIASLGTSLTHDQAKLIKRYCKNIYICYDGDSAGQNATSRAIEIFKEQDISPNIIVIPDNMDPDDYIKQYGNESFNRLIDNAMDSVIYEYKKILQKYDINDVKEKIQLIDDLTTLLSKLDREVIRDEYIKKFSDDLNIEYVSLKKDVYNKLKETKPNVNFHNERTEDNQNTEKDSINNQEKITAIDIMTIACFHKDIYYDLKEEFSKFKTKISSYNNFMEFVDFYYSKNNENQIDEKAARDYFKNDIQMDRTIDYLYQKSRYSININNIGRVVLEIKKYLMTQEKDNIKSQLDLMQSVEFNEKINKEYNEILNKILEINRQIKEYK from the coding sequence ATGGGATTTATACCACAAGATAAAATTGATGAGATAAAAAGTGTTGCTGACATAGTTTCTGTAATTGGAGATTATGTTGAATTGAAAAGGGCTGGTTCTAATTATGTTGGTTTATGTCCATTTCACAATGAGAAGACACCGTCTTTTAGCGTATCTCCATCAAAAGGAATTTTTCATTGCTTTGGCTGTGGTGTTGGTGGCGATGTTATTTCTTTTATAATGCAAAAAGAGGGCTTATCATATCCTGAAGCTATCAAATTTTTGGCAGATAAGTTGGGTATTTTAGTCGAAACAAATGAAGTCAATAAGGAAAAATACGAACACCGTAAAAAATTATTTGAAATTAATAATGAAGCCAAATTATTTTATTACAAAAATTTATTGATAAACGACATTCCAAAGGAATATATAAAGAAAAGAAATCTCAATAATAATTTGATTAATAAGTTTATAATCGGTTATGCTGATGGGAAAAATAGTCTTTATCGTCATTTACTACAAAAAGGATATCAAAAAGATGATATAATAGAAGTTGGCCTCATAAATCAGGATGAAAAAGGGAATGTATATGATAAGTTTCGAAATAGGTTAATGTTTCCGATTATAGATATAAGAGGCAATGTTATCGGCTTTGGAGGAAGGGCTCTTGCAGAAGCGAGGGCAAAATATTTGAACTCTCCTCAGAGCTTAGCTTACGATAAGAGTAAAAATGTTTATGGAGTTTCCAATTTAAAAAATTCTACTAAAGTTGGTAAGATTATATTGGTTGAAGGATATATGGATGTTATCTCATTGACAAATTATGGATTTGACTATGCAATTGCTTCATTAGGTACTTCTCTAACACATGATCAAGCAAAATTAATCAAGAGATATTGTAAGAATATTTATATATGTTATGATGGTGACTCAGCGGGTCAAAACGCAACATCACGTGCTATAGAAATATTTAAAGAGCAGGATATTAGTCCTAACATTATTGTCATACCTGATAATATGGATCCTGATGATTATATTAAACAATACGGAAATGAAAGTTTTAATAGGTTAATAGATAACGCAATGGATAGTGTTATTTATGAATATAAGAAAATACTTCAAAAATACGATATTAATGATGTAAAAGAAAAAATACAACTTATAGATGATTTGACAACTTTATTATCAAAATTAGATAGGGAAGTCATTAGGGATGAATATATTAAGAAATTTTCTGATGATTTAAACATAGAATACGTGAGTTTGAAAAAAGATGTCTATAATAAGCTGAAAGAAACTAAGCCTAACGTGAATTTTCATAATGAGAGAACTGAAGATAATCAAAATACAGAAAAAGATAGTATTAATAATCAAGAAAAAATAACTGCAATTGATATAATGACAATTGCTTGTTTTCATAAAGATATATACTATGATTTAAAAGAAGAATTCTCAAAATTCAAAACTAAAATCAGTTCTTATAATAATTTTATGGAGTTTGTAGATTTTTATTATTCTAAAAATAATGAAAATCAAATTGATGAAAAAGCGGCTAGAGATTATTTCAAAAACGATATTCAAATGGATCGAACTATCGATTATTTATATCAGAAATCTAGATATTCAATTAATATTAATAATATTGGTAGAGTTGTATTGGAGATTAAAAAATACCTAATGACTCAAGAAAAAGATAATATTAAATCTCAGCTAGATCTAATGCAATCAGTAGAATTTAATGAAAAGATTAATAAAGAGTATAATGAAATTTTGAATAAAATCTTAGAAATTAATAGACAAATTAAAGAGTACAAATAG
- a CDS encoding deoxyguanosinetriphosphate triphosphohydrolase translates to MNVDFKLYENYYSEFATKSNEAERINFEPNDNLRNPFQIDRDRIIHSKSFRRLKHKTQVYLNPEKDHYRTRLTHTLEVTQIARTIARCLRLNEDLVEAIGLGHDLGHTPFGHVGEKILDKLNPKGFKHYKQSINVVQYLEHSSYRIGLNLTKQTLDGIVNHSGSNKANTLEGKIIKFSDRIAYINHDIDDSIRSNIIKNSDLPVEITDELGDRGSKRINFLVNDLVDNSFGKNHIEMSDKTYKLMEELRSFMFNNVYFNDIVRKDDKKVEYVLSNLYSYYLEDISRLPKSHTDIYNNIELQDKTEDDIVTDYIAGMTDSFARRTFKEIFIPDSWSI, encoded by the coding sequence ATGAATGTAGATTTTAAATTATATGAAAATTATTATAGTGAATTTGCCACAAAATCAAATGAAGCTGAAAGAATTAATTTTGAACCAAATGATAATTTAAGAAATCCGTTTCAAATTGACAGAGATAGAATTATTCACTCAAAATCTTTTAGAAGACTTAAGCATAAGACACAAGTATACTTAAATCCTGAAAAAGACCATTATAGAACGAGGTTAACACATACACTAGAGGTTACCCAAATAGCTAGGACTATTGCAAGGTGTTTGCGTTTAAATGAAGATTTAGTGGAAGCAATAGGCTTGGGACATGATTTGGGACATACACCTTTTGGGCATGTCGGTGAAAAGATTTTAGATAAACTCAATCCAAAAGGATTCAAACACTATAAACAATCCATTAATGTTGTCCAATATTTAGAACATTCAAGTTATAGAATAGGTCTTAATCTAACGAAACAAACACTAGATGGAATAGTGAATCATTCAGGTAGCAATAAGGCAAATACATTAGAAGGGAAAATTATCAAATTTTCCGATAGAATTGCTTATATTAATCACGATATTGATGATTCTATAAGATCAAATATTATAAAAAATAGTGATCTACCAGTAGAAATTACAGATGAACTAGGAGATAGAGGGTCAAAAAGAATTAATTTTTTGGTTAATGATTTGGTTGATAATAGTTTTGGAAAGAATCACATTGAAATGTCTGATAAAACTTATAAACTAATGGAAGAATTGCGATCATTTATGTTTAACAATGTTTATTTTAACGATATTGTAAGAAAAGATGATAAAAAAGTAGAATACGTACTAAGTAATTTATACAGCTACTATTTAGAAGATATTAGTAGATTACCAAAATCACACACAGATATTTATAATAATATTGAGTTACAAGATAAAACAGAAGATGATATAGTTACAGATTATATTGCTGGTATGACTGATTCATTTGCAAGAAGAACTTTTAAGGAGATTTTCATACCAGATTCTTGGAGCATATAA
- a CDS encoding bifunctional 4-hydroxy-3-methylbut-2-enyl diphosphate reductase/30S ribosomal protein S1, protein MNIIVQQNAGFCYGVKRAIEIIENDPSELKYTLGQLIHNEQECKRLEALGIKQIDDYTQAEKGSTIFIRSHGATLKLKEEIKNNGYKLVDLTCPSLLKIYEKINKKHEEGYKIVIIGDPNHPEIIAMKGQVENNVEVVNSIDEAKKIKGEKLYVISQTTNLKRKFLGISDIIVRGNTNVVIDNTICGATKSRQMACLELSKNVDCMIVIGGLNSSNTNKLYEIAKQNCKKVLRIETYKDICIDDSIIESKLLGITAGASTPAWIIEEVVNLMDNYSKDFMEQVEESMNKIYPKEIVKGEVIYVTDDEVMVNIGYKADGIIKLDELSTEEGKLPKDLYKQGDEIEVYVIKLDDGEGNVVLSTKRVEGIKNWKNLVSSFDNDSTVEAKVTQVVKGGLIATIDNVRAFIPGSQVTTHFVKDLSKYVGETLVCKVLNIDEKKRRLVLSHRAVVEAEQKEIEDKAWENITVGETITGKVQRLTDFGAFIDLGGVDGLLHISDISWNRIESPEDVLKVGDEIETLVLKANREKNRISLGLKQLQQKPFDAFVENNHEGDVIEGEVVNLVDFGAFVKLAEGIEGLVHVSEISNEHVDKPSDELNIGDTVKVKILEINPEKKRIALSMKALLPKPEKPERKPRPKKVKPKKVETKPESSEETLINSDLGALLDLKLKEIEEEN, encoded by the coding sequence ATGAATATAATAGTACAACAAAATGCAGGGTTTTGTTATGGAGTTAAAAGAGCAATAGAAATAATTGAAAATGACCCATCAGAGTTAAAGTATACTTTGGGTCAGCTAATCCATAACGAACAAGAATGTAAAAGATTAGAAGCTCTAGGTATAAAACAGATAGATGATTATACTCAAGCTGAGAAAGGCTCCACGATTTTTATTAGATCTCACGGAGCAACATTAAAATTAAAAGAAGAAATAAAAAATAATGGATACAAATTAGTAGATTTAACTTGCCCATCACTATTAAAAATTTATGAAAAAATAAATAAGAAACACGAAGAAGGTTACAAGATTGTTATTATTGGAGATCCTAATCATCCGGAGATTATAGCGATGAAAGGACAAGTTGAAAATAATGTTGAAGTTGTTAACTCAATTGATGAGGCGAAAAAAATAAAAGGTGAAAAATTATATGTAATTTCACAAACTACTAATTTAAAGAGGAAATTTTTGGGAATTTCTGATATAATAGTAAGAGGTAATACTAACGTTGTGATAGATAATACTATTTGTGGGGCTACAAAAAGCCGACAAATGGCTTGTTTAGAGCTTTCTAAGAATGTCGATTGTATGATTGTGATTGGTGGCTTAAATAGTTCTAACACAAATAAATTGTATGAAATTGCAAAACAAAATTGCAAAAAAGTTTTAAGAATTGAAACATACAAGGATATTTGTATCGATGATAGTATTATTGAATCTAAATTATTAGGTATTACAGCTGGTGCGTCCACACCGGCTTGGATTATTGAGGAGGTTGTAAATTTAATGGATAATTACAGCAAGGATTTTATGGAACAAGTAGAAGAAAGCATGAATAAGATTTACCCAAAAGAAATCGTAAAGGGTGAAGTTATTTATGTAACAGATGATGAAGTCATGGTTAATATTGGCTATAAGGCTGATGGTATTATTAAACTAGACGAATTATCAACAGAAGAAGGTAAATTACCTAAGGATTTGTACAAACAAGGCGACGAAATCGAAGTTTACGTTATTAAGCTAGATGACGGAGAAGGAAATGTTGTACTTTCTACAAAAAGAGTTGAAGGAATTAAAAACTGGAAGAATTTAGTTTCTAGTTTCGACAATGATTCAACTGTAGAAGCAAAAGTTACACAAGTAGTAAAAGGCGGCTTAATAGCTACAATTGATAATGTAAGAGCTTTTATACCAGGTTCTCAAGTAACTACTCACTTTGTAAAAGATTTATCTAAATATGTAGGAGAAACTTTGGTATGTAAAGTTTTGAATATAGATGAAAAGAAGAGACGTTTAGTTTTATCTCACAGAGCTGTTGTAGAAGCAGAACAAAAAGAAATCGAAGATAAAGCTTGGGAAAACATAACTGTTGGCGAAACAATTACTGGTAAAGTACAAAGATTAACAGACTTTGGTGCATTTATCGATTTAGGTGGAGTAGATGGTTTACTTCATATTTCAGATATTTCTTGGAATAGAATTGAGTCACCAGAAGATGTTTTAAAAGTTGGAGATGAAATCGAAACTTTAGTTCTTAAAGCTAACAGAGAAAAGAATAGAATCTCACTTGGCTTGAAACAATTACAACAAAAACCATTTGACGCTTTCGTTGAAAATAATCACGAAGGAGATGTTATTGAAGGCGAAGTTGTAAACTTAGTTGACTTTGGTGCTTTTGTTAAATTAGCTGAAGGAATTGAAGGCTTAGTTCACGTTTCTGAAATTTCAAATGAACACGTTGACAAACCATCAGATGAATTAAATATTGGTGATACAGTTAAAGTTAAGATCTTAGAAATCAATCCTGAAAAGAAGAGAATAGCTTTAAGTATGAAAGCTTTATTACCAAAACCTGAAAAACCAGAAAGAAAACCAAGACCTAAAAAAGTTAAACCTAAAAAAGTAGAAACTAAACCAGAATCAAGTGAAGAAACTTTGATTAACAGTGATTTAGGTGCATTATTAGATTTAAAATTAAAAGAAATCGAAGAAGAAAACTAA
- a CDS encoding lysophospholipid acyltransferase family protein, translating to MFYRFARFLLKIIFKIRYRLVVHGNTNLPETPLIICANHINLWDPILLAIIFDRPIRFMAKKELFENKFLGFLLEKFGAFPVDRDNVNIKTIKDAIKLVKDNEVLGIFPEGTRVKTVSEENMKTGVAMIASRAGADVIPVFINSDYKFRSKVEVFVRDKIAISSFDDISKDMRNKEITKAIYENIYKVN from the coding sequence ATGTTTTATAGGTTTGCAAGATTTTTATTGAAAATAATATTTAAAATAAGATACAGATTAGTTGTTCATGGAAATACGAATCTACCTGAAACTCCTTTAATTATTTGTGCCAATCACATTAATTTATGGGATCCAATTTTATTAGCGATAATTTTTGATAGACCGATACGATTTATGGCAAAAAAAGAATTATTTGAAAATAAATTTTTAGGCTTTTTACTGGAAAAATTTGGAGCTTTTCCTGTTGATAGAGATAACGTGAATATAAAAACGATAAAAGATGCTATCAAGCTTGTAAAAGACAACGAAGTTTTGGGAATATTTCCTGAAGGAACAAGAGTAAAAACAGTAAGTGAAGAAAATATGAAAACAGGAGTTGCTATGATTGCGTCAAGAGCAGGAGCAGATGTTATCCCTGTATTCATAAATTCTGATTATAAGTTCAGATCAAAAGTAGAAGTATTTGTAAGAGACAAAATAGCTATATCAAGCTTTGATGATATTTCAAAAGATATGAGAAACAAAGAAATAACTAAAGCTATTTACGAAAATATTTACAAGGTGAACTGA